A stretch of the Clostridium fungisolvens genome encodes the following:
- the carA gene encoding glutamine-hydrolyzing carbamoyl-phosphate synthase small subunit: protein MKAKLILENGIVFEGKAFGYLKESVGEVVFNTGMTGYQEVLTDPSYYGQIVTMTYPLIGNYGINLEDMESSYPKVKGFIVREKCASPSNFRCELEIETFLNNNKIIGLEGIDTRALTKILRENGTMKGVITLDEISSEEALKKTELYSNKDAVLNVTTSEIYEFYGSGKHIAIMDFGVKQNIINSFVKRNCRVTIFPATASAEEVLKVNPDLVFLSNGPGDPEDLSDIVENVKNIVGKKPIVGICLGHQILALSLGGKTKKLKFGHRGCNHPVKDIDKNRVYITSQNHGYYVDVLPKDVRATHISVNDGTIEGMKHEVLPIFSVQFHPEASPGPKDSDYIFDEFIKFAE from the coding sequence ATGAAAGCAAAGCTTATATTAGAAAATGGTATTGTTTTTGAAGGAAAAGCTTTTGGATATTTAAAAGAAAGTGTTGGAGAGGTAGTATTTAATACCGGAATGACAGGATATCAAGAAGTGCTTACAGATCCATCGTATTATGGACAGATAGTTACTATGACTTATCCTTTGATCGGAAACTACGGAATAAATCTTGAAGATATGGAGTCTTCTTATCCTAAGGTTAAAGGATTTATCGTAAGAGAAAAATGTGCTTCACCAAGTAATTTTAGATGTGAATTAGAAATAGAAACTTTTTTAAATAATAATAAGATAATTGGACTTGAAGGAATAGATACAAGAGCTCTTACTAAAATATTAAGAGAAAATGGAACAATGAAGGGTGTAATAACATTAGATGAAATCTCTTCAGAAGAGGCTCTTAAGAAAACAGAGCTTTATTCAAATAAAGATGCAGTTTTGAATGTTACAACAAGTGAAATCTATGAATTTTATGGAAGCGGAAAACATATAGCTATAATGGATTTTGGTGTAAAACAGAATATAATAAATAGCTTTGTGAAAAGAAATTGCAGAGTCACAATTTTTCCTGCAACTGCTTCAGCAGAAGAAGTACTGAAGGTTAATCCAGACCTTGTATTTTTATCAAATGGACCTGGAGATCCAGAAGATCTATCAGATATAGTAGAGAATGTTAAAAATATTGTTGGAAAGAAGCCTATAGTAGGTATATGTCTTGGGCACCAGATATTAGCTCTAAGTCTTGGAGGAAAAACTAAGAAACTTAAATTTGGACATAGAGGTTGTAATCATCCGGTAAAAGATATTGATAAGAATAGAGTGTATATCACTTCTCAAAACCACGGATATTATGTGGATGTACTGCCAAAGGACGTAAGGGCCACTCATATAAGTGTGAATGATGGAACTATAGAGGGGATGAAACATGAAGTCTTACCTATTTTTTCTGTACAATTCCATCCTGAAGCTAGTCCAGGACCAAAAGATAGTGACTATATATTCGATGAGTTCATAAAATTTGCAGAGTAA
- a CDS encoding DNA-3-methyladenine glycosylase: MKISKDFYARDAITVSKELLGKILVRKVGETFLKGIIVETEAYIGAIDKASHAYGGKMTERVKPLYGPPGIVYVFSIYGMYHCFNIITKEEGTAEGVLIRAIEPVDGIEEMAKRRFDKTIDSLTNAQVKALTNGPSKLCIAFAINKQDNWVDMTESEELYLEEPSDNKTISDEDIVETTRIGIDYAEEAVHFPWRFYIKDNKWVSKK; the protein is encoded by the coding sequence ATGAAGATAAGTAAAGATTTTTATGCAAGAGATGCCATTACAGTGTCGAAAGAACTTCTAGGAAAAATATTAGTAAGGAAGGTAGGAGAAACATTTCTAAAAGGAATAATAGTCGAAACTGAGGCATATATAGGTGCTATAGATAAGGCCTCACATGCATATGGAGGGAAGATGACAGAGAGAGTTAAGCCTCTATACGGGCCTCCTGGAATTGTATATGTTTTTTCTATATATGGAATGTATCATTGTTTTAATATAATAACAAAAGAAGAAGGAACTGCAGAAGGTGTACTCATAAGAGCAATAGAGCCTGTAGATGGTATTGAAGAAATGGCTAAAAGGAGATTTGATAAAACAATTGATTCTCTAACTAATGCTCAAGTGAAAGCTCTTACTAATGGTCCATCAAAGTTATGTATTGCTTTTGCAATAAACAAGCAAGATAACTGGGTAGATATGACTGAAAGCGAGGAGTTATATTTAGAAGAACCTTCAGACAATAAAACTATATCGGATGAAGATATTGTTGAAACTACTAGAATCGGTATAGATTATGCGGAAGAAGCTGTGCATTTTCCTTGGAGATTCTATATTAAGGATAATAAGTGGGTTTCTAAAAAATGA
- the tyrS gene encoding tyrosine--tRNA ligase: MINIEEQIKIISKGADEIISLVDLRQKLEQSIKEDKPLVIKLGLDPSAPDIHLGHAVVLRKIRQMQELGHEAIIVLGDFTGMIGDPTGKSKTRKQLSKEQVIENAKTYEEQIFKILDKDKTKVRFNSEWLSKLNFEDVLNLAAKSTVARMLERDDFKKRFESNQSISIHEFFYPLMQAYDSVSLKADIELGGTDQRFNILMGRTLQRDFDMESQVAIFMPLLEGVDGKEKMSKSLGNYIGINESAKDIFGKTMSIPDENIIKYFELTTDIHPDKIDEIRSKLNSGKVNPRDIKISLAKELVRLYHGEKAAEQEEQEFINIFQKKSIPKDVEKLEVEAELLDKDLISFLFEKGLCKSKNDAKRLITGGGLKINGEKVINSLEVSIGDGDIIQVGKLRFVKVKLI, from the coding sequence ATGATTAATATAGAAGAGCAAATAAAAATAATTTCTAAAGGGGCAGATGAGATTATTAGTTTAGTGGATCTAAGACAAAAGTTAGAGCAGTCGATAAAAGAAGATAAACCATTAGTGATCAAACTTGGACTTGATCCATCAGCACCAGATATACATCTTGGGCATGCGGTTGTGTTAAGGAAGATAAGACAGATGCAAGAACTTGGGCATGAGGCTATTATAGTTTTAGGGGATTTTACAGGAATGATAGGTGATCCTACTGGAAAATCAAAAACTAGGAAGCAATTGTCTAAAGAGCAGGTTATAGAAAATGCCAAAACCTATGAAGAGCAAATATTTAAGATATTAGATAAAGATAAGACAAAAGTTAGATTTAACAGCGAATGGCTTTCAAAGTTGAATTTTGAAGATGTATTAAATCTAGCAGCAAAATCAACAGTGGCTAGAATGCTTGAAAGGGATGATTTTAAAAAGAGATTTGAAAGTAACCAAAGTATTTCTATCCATGAGTTTTTCTACCCTTTAATGCAAGCATATGATTCTGTAAGTTTAAAAGCAGACATTGAACTAGGTGGCACAGATCAAAGGTTCAATATACTAATGGGAAGAACGCTTCAAAGAGATTTTGATATGGAAAGCCAGGTTGCTATATTTATGCCTTTACTTGAAGGTGTTGATGGAAAAGAAAAGATGAGTAAAAGTCTAGGAAATTATATTGGCATAAATGAAAGTGCTAAAGATATATTTGGAAAGACTATGTCTATACCAGATGAAAATATTATCAAATACTTTGAGCTAACTACGGATATACATCCTGATAAAATTGATGAAATTAGAAGTAAATTAAATAGTGGTAAGGTAAATCCTAGAGATATTAAGATAAGCTTAGCTAAAGAATTGGTTAGATTATATCATGGAGAAAAAGCTGCTGAACAAGAAGAGCAAGAATTCATAAATATATTTCAGAAAAAAAGTATTCCTAAAGATGTAGAAAAGCTTGAAGTAGAGGCTGAATTGTTAGATAAAGATTTAATCTCATTTTTATTTGAAAAAGGATTATGTAAGAGTAAGAATGATGCTAAAAGGCTTATAACAGGTGGAGGGCTAAAGATAAATGGAGAAAAGGTTATTAATAGCTTAGAGGTATCGATAGGTGATGGTGATATAATTCAAGTCGGTAAGTTAAGGTTTGTAAAAGTAAAACTTATATAA
- the hisS gene encoding histidine--tRNA ligase — MEKNFVKPSILPGFMELTPKDQIDFNFMLDTIKKNYEKYGFVPMDTPIMEKSEVLLAKGGGETEKQIYRFNKGDTDISLRFDLTVPFARFVAQHMGELNFPFRRYQIGKVYRGERNQKGRFREFYQCDIDIIGNGKLSIVNDAEIPAVIYSIFKELGFENFKIRINNRKILNGFFNALGISEAGDVLRTIDKLDKIGEESVRDELSNTLSEEQVTSIMKFIMLSGNNSELINSLEQLGVEDEVFLDGLKELKSVIEYIGCFGVPEKNYIIDLKIARGLDYYTGTVYETILDDYPSIGSVCSGGRYENLAEYYTNQKLPGVGISIGLTRLFYQLREAKLLKSKDRETLCDVIIIPMNDDLNYSLETANKLRAAGIITQVYFEGGKLQKKMNYANKLGIPYVVLIGDDEIKDNVLTVKSMLSGEQAKKSVDEVIEELRK; from the coding sequence ATGGAGAAAAATTTTGTTAAACCATCAATATTACCTGGATTTATGGAACTTACTCCGAAGGATCAAATTGATTTTAACTTTATGCTTGATACCATAAAGAAGAATTATGAGAAATACGGATTTGTACCAATGGATACCCCAATTATGGAGAAAAGTGAAGTTTTGCTTGCTAAAGGTGGAGGGGAAACAGAAAAGCAAATATATAGATTTAACAAGGGGGATACTGATATATCCTTACGGTTTGATCTTACAGTTCCTTTTGCTAGATTTGTAGCACAACACATGGGTGAATTAAATTTTCCTTTTAGAAGATATCAGATAGGTAAGGTTTATAGGGGAGAAAGAAATCAAAAGGGAAGATTCAGAGAGTTCTACCAGTGTGATATAGATATAATAGGCAATGGAAAGTTAAGTATAGTAAATGATGCAGAAATTCCTGCAGTTATATATTCCATATTTAAAGAGTTAGGTTTTGAAAACTTTAAGATAAGAATAAATAACAGGAAGATATTAAATGGTTTCTTTAACGCTCTAGGCATATCCGAGGCTGGTGATGTTCTAAGAACAATAGATAAGCTAGATAAAATTGGAGAAGAGAGTGTGCGAGATGAACTTTCCAACACTCTAAGTGAAGAACAAGTCACTTCCATAATGAAGTTTATAATGCTTTCAGGAAATAACAGTGAACTTATTAACTCTTTAGAGCAACTTGGTGTAGAAGATGAAGTATTCTTAGACGGATTAAAGGAATTAAAGTCAGTAATAGAATATATAGGGTGCTTTGGTGTGCCAGAAAAAAATTATATAATTGATTTAAAGATTGCAAGAGGATTGGATTACTATACTGGAACAGTGTATGAAACTATACTAGATGATTATCCGTCAATTGGTTCTGTGTGTTCTGGAGGTAGATATGAAAATCTAGCAGAGTATTACACAAATCAGAAGCTCCCTGGAGTTGGGATATCCATAGGTTTAACTAGATTGTTCTATCAACTAAGAGAAGCAAAACTATTAAAATCTAAGGATAGAGAAACTCTTTGTGATGTTATCATAATACCGATGAATGATGACTTGAATTACAGCCTAGAAACAGCAAATAAGCTAAGAGCAGCTGGTATAATAACTCAAGTGTATTTTGAGGGTGGAAAGCTTCAAAAGAAGATGAACTATGCAAATAAATTAGGAATTCCTTATGTAGTATTAATAGGAGATGACGAAATAAAGGATAATGTATTGACTGTAAAATCAATGCTTTCTGGAGAGCAAGCTAAAAAATCTGTTGATGAAGTTATAGAGGAGTTAAGAAAATAA
- a CDS encoding DUF2164 domain-containing protein: MRKEKKITLSKESRDSMISSIQEFFHNERDEEIGNLAASAVLDFIVEELSSEFYNQGINDAYRYISERTEDMLGLQK, from the coding sequence TTGAGAAAAGAAAAGAAAATTACACTAAGCAAAGAAAGCAGAGATTCAATGATTTCATCCATACAAGAATTTTTCCATAATGAAAGAGATGAAGAGATAGGAAACCTAGCTGCATCTGCAGTATTAGATTTCATTGTTGAGGAGTTATCTTCCGAGTTCTATAATCAAGGAATTAATGATGCCTATAGATACATAAGTGAAAGAACAGAAGATATGCTTGGACTTCAAAAGTAA
- a CDS encoding phosphodiester glycosidase family protein gives MNKKRRKKNKTKFSYKKFALFIVYIIGFMVITSPILLLFGPYSDVRKMVLGTVLATRHSYLITKFIPQSTINEMMDKTDAVASAMKEDTSLIKINNASGNDITRYDFHTDKYDGYMLEIKNPKKVKVAMTKYLGKVGEKTSELAKDHNAIAAINGGAFSDQTPDGKMYEGTGAVPGGFVISEGKVIYPKENIDYKTPVSSIAITKNGVLLVGDYSINDLKSFNVNEAMCFDKVPLIVNGQRQIKAKNKLEDGFNPRTAIGQKKDGTILLLVIDGRKSVSKIGATLYDVQEIMMSRGAVNAGKLDGGYSSTMYYDGDVINSPNVWSGERKVATAFYVEK, from the coding sequence ATGAATAAGAAAAGAAGAAAAAAGAACAAGACTAAATTTTCATATAAGAAATTTGCTTTGTTTATTGTTTATATAATAGGTTTTATGGTTATAACTTCACCTATATTATTATTATTTGGACCTTATAGTGATGTTAGAAAGATGGTTTTAGGAACGGTATTAGCTACAAGACATAGTTATCTTATAACTAAGTTTATACCTCAGTCCACTATCAATGAAATGATGGATAAAACAGATGCTGTTGCTTCTGCAATGAAGGAAGATACAAGTTTGATAAAGATAAATAATGCCTCTGGAAATGATATAACAAGGTATGATTTTCACACAGATAAATATGATGGATATATGCTAGAAATAAAAAATCCAAAGAAAGTTAAAGTAGCTATGACCAAGTATTTAGGTAAGGTTGGTGAAAAAACTAGTGAGCTTGCAAAGGATCATAATGCTATTGCAGCTATTAACGGAGGAGCATTTAGCGATCAGACACCAGACGGTAAGATGTATGAAGGTACAGGTGCAGTGCCTGGTGGATTTGTAATTTCTGAGGGTAAGGTAATATATCCAAAAGAAAATATAGACTATAAAACTCCTGTAAGCTCAATTGCTATAACTAAAAATGGTGTGCTTCTAGTTGGAGATTATAGTATAAATGATTTAAAAAGCTTTAATGTTAATGAAGCTATGTGTTTTGATAAAGTTCCGCTTATAGTAAATGGTCAGAGACAGATCAAGGCTAAAAATAAACTTGAAGATGGTTTTAACCCTAGAACTGCTATAGGTCAGAAAAAGGATGGAACTATATTACTTCTAGTTATAGATGGAAGAAAAAGTGTAAGTAAAATAGGAGCAACCTTATATGATGTTCAAGAGATAATGATGTCTAGAGGTGCTGTAAATGCTGGGAAGCTTGATGGTGGATATTCAAGTACTATGTACTATGATGGAGATGTTATCAACTCGCCTAATGTTTGGTCTGGTGAGAGAAAGGTAGCCACAGCTTTCTATGTGGAGAAATAG
- a CDS encoding MFS transporter: MEQNTDISLQEEKIKIGYKDLLKEKQFLKNTIANSVSRFGDGIDTIAFSWLVYQVTGSTALVAALFAVNGLPNLLFGMVSGVASNYFKKKHVMAICDLGRGLCVSLISLLFITGNLRAWHLYVVTFFNSSFEAFRGPASTAASPLILPKEKFDVGTSLSSSLTNTLQIIGLTAAPLFIAILGVGGAILIDACTFFVCGFIVLTLKYTDYLKKNTDNSPKVYLNDLKEGFSYVIKDSFVLSICIFGALVNVFMTPLNAFQAPYAKDVLNRGSEVLSFIEVPILIAMSLGVLFIPKVKEKIGGRLMLLSGTAIVGLTYSTFALLGHLPAYLLYPSLAINSFLLGLGAILVNMPLQISLFTKIDREYLSRVASIMNALMLCATPLGSFIFGMISSVVSIKLLFFALGIVVIILSLTQTLNKALKGLN; this comes from the coding sequence ATGGAACAAAACACAGACATTTCTTTACAAGAAGAAAAAATTAAGATAGGTTATAAAGACTTACTTAAAGAAAAACAATTTCTAAAAAACACCATTGCCAATAGTGTATCCAGATTTGGTGATGGAATAGATACAATTGCTTTCTCATGGCTTGTGTATCAGGTAACAGGTTCTACAGCACTGGTAGCTGCTCTGTTTGCAGTAAATGGTTTGCCTAATTTATTATTTGGAATGGTCTCAGGTGTTGCTTCAAATTACTTCAAAAAGAAACACGTAATGGCCATATGCGACTTGGGTAGAGGTCTTTGTGTGTCCTTGATTTCTTTACTTTTTATCACTGGAAATCTCAGAGCTTGGCATCTTTATGTAGTTACATTCTTCAACTCATCTTTTGAAGCTTTTAGAGGTCCAGCCTCAACTGCTGCTTCTCCACTAATACTCCCAAAAGAAAAATTTGATGTAGGCACTTCACTTAGTTCATCCTTAACCAATACACTTCAAATCATAGGCCTTACCGCTGCCCCCTTATTTATCGCTATACTAGGGGTTGGTGGAGCAATATTAATAGACGCATGTACATTCTTTGTTTGTGGATTTATAGTTTTAACTTTGAAGTATACTGATTACCTAAAGAAAAATACAGATAACAGTCCTAAAGTTTATCTTAATGATTTAAAAGAAGGTTTTTCTTATGTAATTAAGGATAGTTTTGTGCTAAGCATATGTATCTTTGGTGCATTGGTTAATGTTTTTATGACACCACTTAATGCTTTCCAAGCACCTTATGCAAAGGATGTGCTAAACAGAGGTTCAGAAGTACTTTCCTTTATTGAGGTTCCTATACTTATAGCTATGTCATTAGGTGTATTGTTTATACCTAAGGTTAAAGAGAAGATAGGCGGAAGACTCATGCTTTTGTCAGGCACTGCAATAGTTGGATTAACATACTCCACCTTCGCTCTCTTAGGCCATCTTCCAGCTTACTTATTATATCCATCATTAGCTATTAATAGTTTCCTTTTAGGTTTAGGTGCTATTTTAGTTAACATGCCTCTCCAAATATCCCTATTTACTAAAATAGATAGAGAATATCTTTCTCGAGTTGCTTCTATTATGAATGCGCTAATGCTCTGTGCTACACCATTAGGTTCATTTATTTTTGGTATGATTTCATCTGTAGTTTCGATTAAGCTATTATTCTTCGCCTTAGGTATAGTAGTAATTATTTTATCTTTGACTCAAACTTTAAATAAAGCTCTTAAAGGGCTTAATTAA
- a CDS encoding ABC transporter permease, whose amino-acid sequence MNNFFTIYKKELIDIFRDRKTIIFSILLPILIYPVMFGLVNYMMKDMQSDIEKKLDLGIKGNKDSAIVSILKEQKNITLHYDDNLDEKLKKGDVSLIIDIPNEFDQNINDFKPTTLKLVYDKDSNKSSMAASSIRAIFDSYYKSIVNARIESKGLEKNFLNPFDIQQVTTENVKDSDQGLGSVMIGMLPTFIIIFMLTPTLTIAADFIAGEKERGTFEPLLSTSVSRMSIMWGKLATLATVSIIALVASMTAMGGSLKYNFKLGNALNVTPKALVLIALFSVFVLISVCAVEMAISIYAKSIKEANSFLGGITAPVFILSYIPFMMDAKTVKWIYFNIPIVNVVVLMKEFLVGIFNTQHILVVAAWHIVYVILSILFVKIMFSREEVIFRS is encoded by the coding sequence ATGAATAACTTTTTTACTATATATAAAAAAGAGCTAATAGATATCTTTAGAGACAGGAAAACAATCATATTCAGTATTCTTCTACCTATATTGATCTATCCAGTGATGTTTGGATTAGTTAACTATATGATGAAGGATATGCAAAGTGATATTGAAAAGAAGCTAGATCTAGGAATTAAGGGAAATAAGGACTCAGCTATAGTAAGTATACTGAAAGAGCAGAAGAATATTACTCTTCATTATGATGATAATTTGGATGAAAAACTTAAAAAGGGAGATGTATCTCTTATAATAGATATACCTAATGAGTTTGATCAAAATATTAATGATTTTAAACCAACAACTTTGAAGCTCGTATATGATAAAGATTCAAATAAATCATCTATGGCAGCTTCTAGTATAAGAGCTATTTTTGATAGCTATTATAAATCTATAGTAAATGCGAGAATAGAAAGTAAAGGGTTAGAGAAAAATTTCTTAAATCCTTTTGATATACAGCAAGTTACTACTGAAAATGTAAAAGATTCAGATCAAGGTTTAGGATCAGTTATGATTGGAATGCTTCCAACCTTCATAATAATATTTATGCTTACTCCTACTTTAACTATAGCAGCAGACTTTATCGCAGGAGAGAAAGAAAGGGGAACTTTTGAGCCGCTGCTTTCAACTTCTGTAAGTAGAATGTCCATAATGTGGGGAAAACTAGCTACTCTTGCTACAGTATCTATAATAGCCTTAGTTGCTAGTATGACAGCAATGGGAGGCTCGCTAAAGTATAACTTTAAGCTAGGAAATGCTTTAAACGTAACCCCTAAAGCTCTAGTTTTAATAGCTTTATTTTCGGTCTTCGTTCTTATATCAGTTTGTGCTGTAGAAATGGCTATAAGTATATATGCTAAATCAATAAAAGAAGCTAATTCATTTTTAGGTGGAATAACAGCTCCAGTATTTATATTATCCTATATACCATTTATGATGGATGCTAAGACTGTTAAGTGGATATATTTTAATATACCTATAGTTAATGTAGTAGTTCTGATGAAAGAATTCTTAGTAGGCATATTCAATACTCAGCATATATTAGTAGTAGCTGCTTGGCATATTGTTTATGTTATTTTATCAATTCTTTTTGTAAAGATAATGTTCTCAAGAGAAGAAGTTATATTTAGAAGTTAA
- a CDS encoding ABC transporter ATP-binding protein, protein MLEVKELTKEFKKTKAVSKLSFTVNPGEIVGLLGENGAGKTTTMRMVSTLLKPTAGTVLVNSFDINKDPDKVRKEIGILFGGDVGLYDRLTARENMSYFANLYGFSKEEADKRINELADELDMREYIDKRVGKFSRGMKQKVSIARAIVHSPSIMLFDEPTTGLDVRATRIIHNFIKKCKRENKTILFSSHSMREVEKLCDRVVIINKGQLVEEGTIAELKKKYNNDDLEEVFVDLIGGERDE, encoded by the coding sequence ATGTTAGAGGTTAAGGAACTTACAAAAGAGTTCAAGAAGACAAAGGCGGTAAGTAAGCTTAGTTTTACTGTGAATCCAGGTGAAATAGTAGGTCTTCTAGGTGAGAATGGTGCTGGTAAGACAACTACAATGAGAATGGTATCTACTCTACTAAAACCTACTGCTGGTACTGTGTTAGTAAACAGTTTTGATATAAATAAAGATCCAGATAAGGTAAGAAAAGAGATAGGCATATTGTTTGGTGGAGATGTAGGGCTTTATGATAGATTAACAGCGAGAGAAAATATGTCTTACTTCGCTAATCTTTATGGATTTAGTAAAGAGGAAGCTGATAAAAGGATTAATGAATTAGCTGATGAACTTGATATGAGAGAATATATAGATAAAAGAGTTGGTAAGTTCTCTAGAGGAATGAAACAGAAAGTGTCCATCGCTAGAGCTATTGTCCACTCACCATCAATTATGTTATTTGATGAACCTACAACAGGTTTGGATGTAAGAGCTACTAGGATAATTCATAACTTTATAAAGAAGTGTAAAAGAGAAAATAAGACAATCCTCTTTTCAAGTCATTCAATGAGAGAGGTTGAGAAGCTATGTGATAGAGTAGTTATAATAAATAAAGGACAACTAGTTGAAGAAGGAACCATTGCTGAGTTAAAGAAGAAATATAACAATGATGATTTAGAAGAAGTTTTTGTGGATCTAATAGGAGGTGAAAGAGATGAATAA
- a CDS encoding DUF2812 domain-containing protein has protein sequence MVKVNKYIKRFKVFFVWQHEEEEKWLREMSLKGYELIDARLFIFTFRVCEPKDVVYKLDYRRLSKYEEDNYLTIFAESEWEYVTGCMNWFYFKNENYSEDKMEIFNDEESKAEMIRRVQRLIGLVTISELCMFASIIRTAEESPALATFWALLMILLTYGNIKMFLKHRALRKRF, from the coding sequence ATGGTAAAGGTAAATAAATATATTAAAAGATTTAAAGTGTTTTTTGTATGGCAGCACGAAGAAGAAGAAAAATGGTTAAGGGAAATGAGCTTAAAAGGTTACGAGTTAATAGATGCTAGACTATTCATATTTACATTCAGAGTGTGTGAACCTAAGGATGTTGTATATAAGCTTGATTATAGAAGATTAAGCAAATATGAAGAAGATAATTATCTTACAATATTTGCAGAATCAGAGTGGGAGTATGTAACAGGATGCATGAATTGGTTCTATTTCAAAAATGAAAATTATAGCGAAGATAAGATGGAAATTTTTAATGATGAAGAATCAAAGGCTGAAATGATAAGACGTGTTCAAAGATTAATAGGATTAGTTACTATTTCAGAATTATGTATGTTCGCATCAATTATAAGAACTGCAGAAGAAAGTCCTGCATTAGCAACTTTTTGGGCATTGTTAATGATACTTTTAACTTATGGAAATATAAAGATGTTTCTTAAGCATAGAGCTTTACGAAAAAGATTTTAA